One Setaria viridis chromosome 5, Setaria_viridis_v4.0, whole genome shotgun sequence genomic region harbors:
- the LOC117856050 gene encoding uncharacterized protein — protein sequence MELGGGGRRGAGDRVRRQLQSVGRFAAYLGGSFLLLSAASSVAVRSLRAVSEANQRKFAMPCGACEGKGTYACRLCRGSATIEWSPMHDPVFVNPCLCPTCDGTKVQRCLNCLGKGYA from the exons ATGGAGCTCGGAGGCGGAGGGCGACGAGGCGCCGGCGACCGCGTCCGGCGGCAGCTGCAGTCGGTGGGACGGTTCGCGGCGTACCTCGGCGgcagcttcctcctcctctccgccgcctcctccgtcgccgtccGGTCCCTCCGCGCCGTCTCCGAAGCCAACCAG AGGAAGTTCGCTATGCCGTGCGGCGCCTGCGAGGGGAAGGGAACCTACGCGTGCAGGCTCTGCAGGGGCAGCGCCACCATCGAGTGGTCCCCGATGCACGACCCGGTGTTCGTCAATCCATGCCTCTGCCCTACCTGCGATGGGACCAA GGTGCAGCGCTGCTTGAACTGCCTGGGAAAAGGTTACGCTTGA
- the LOC117856746 gene encoding GDSL esterase/lipase At1g28580, whose translation MAFPSREALLVAVVALVVASAAAAAEGGGSVCFRRVFSFGDSLTDTGNFLLSVPDDFPDPARNLPYGQTFFGRPSGRYSDGRNLLDFFAEAFGLPFVPPYLGGGDFQYGANFAVGGATALNGSFFRERGVEPTWTPHSLYEQIQWFKKLLPSIAPSETERSDIMSNSLFFVGEVGGNDYNHLIVRDKSLDELHELVPNVVGAISSAITDLTSLGANKLVVPGNFPIGCVPLYLSIFPSQKEDYYDEQTGCIKWLNEFAEYHNSMLQEELERLRNLYPDVTIIYADYYGASLNIFRAPLQFGFTVPLNACCGSDAPYNCSPSILCGRPGSTVCSDPSKYISWDGLHFTEASYRVVIQGVLGGYAIPPLSETCKGGEFKVSQLHQCTDNPTNTVTYDTLSSFI comes from the exons ATGGCATTTCCGTCGCGCGAGGCGCTGCTCGTCGCGGTGGTGGCGCTGGTGGTGgcttctgcggcggcggcggcggaagggggCGGGAGCGTGTGCTTCCGCCGGGTTTTCAGCTTCGGGGACTCGCTCACGGACACCGGCAACTTCCTGCTCTCCGTGCCCGACGACTTCCCGGACCCCGCGCGGAACCTCCCCTACGGCCAGACCTTCTTCGGCCGCCCCTCCGGCCGCTACTCCGACGGCCGCAACCTGCTCGACTTCTTCG CGGAAGCGTTTGGGCTTCCATTTGTGCCGCCGTACCTTGGCGGCGGGGACTTCCAATATGGCGCAAACTTTGCGGTCGGGGGGGCTACTGCCCTCAATGGTTCGTTCTTCCGGGAACGTGGTGTGGAGCCTACGTGGACGCCACACTCCCTTTATGAGCAGATACAGTGGTTCAAGAAGCTTCTCCCATCAATTGCACCGTCAGAGACAG AACGCAGTGATATAATGTCCAATTCACTTTTCTTTGTCGGAGAGGTCGGTGGAAATGATTACAACCATCTAATTGTGAGGGATAAGTCTCTTGATGAGCTACATGAGCTTGTTCCTAATGTTGTTGGTGCCATAAGCTCGGCCATCACG GATCTTACAAGTCTTGGAGCAAACAAATTAGTTGTTCCAGGGAACTTTCCCATAGGGTGTGTCCCATTATATCTTTCAATCTTTCCAAGCCAAAAGGAGGATTACTATGATGAACAAACAGGCTGCATTAAGTGGCTCAATGAATTTGCCGAGTACCATAATAGTATGCTTCAGGAGGAATTGGAAAGGCTCAGGAATCTTTACCCTGATGTGACCATCATTTATGCTGACTATTATGGTGCTTCATTGAACATATTCCGGGCCCCACTCCAGTTTG GCTTCACAGTCCCACTGAATGCATGCTGTGGAAGTGATGCTCCATATAATTGTTCCCCATCAATATTGTGTGGACGGCCTGGATCTACAGTGTGCTctgacccatcaaagtacatctCATGGGATGGTCTACACTTCACTGAGGCGAGTTACAGAGTCGTCATTCAAGGAGTACTAGGGGGTTATGCCATTCCTCCTCTTTCAGAAACTTGCAAGGGTGGAGAATTCAAAGTATCCCAACTTCACCAATGTACAGATAATCCAACAAACACTGTAACATATGATACTTTGAGCTCTTTTATTTAA
- the LOC117856747 gene encoding very-long-chain aldehyde decarbonylase GL1-11: MAAPVSALESAWQLVTANFTEFQLATVITFLIHETVFFLSGLPSLLFERFGLFAKYKIQKKSNTSAYQNRCVLRLILYHVCVNLPVMIFSYPAFKFMGLRSSLPLPHWTVVVSQVLFYFVLEDFIFYWGHRALHTKWLYKHVHSVHHEYATPFGLTSEYAHPAEILFLGFATVVGPALTGPHLFTLWLWMVLRVLETVEAHSGYHFPWSPSNFLPLYGGSDFHDYHHRVLYTKSGNYASTFVYMDWLFGTDKDYRKAKAVEEKEGKNL; the protein is encoded by the exons ATGGCGGCGCCCGTGTCCGCCCTGGAGTCCGCTTGGCAG CTGGTGACCGCCAACTTCACCGAGTTCCAGCTCGCCACCGTCATCACCTTCCTGATCCACGAGaccgtcttcttcctctccggcctcccctccctcctcttcgAGCGATTCGGCCTCTTCGCCAAGTACAAGATCCAG AAGAAGAGCAACACCTCTGCTTATCAAAACAGATGTGTCCTGCGTCTCATTCTCTACCATGTCTGTGTGAACTTGCCTGTCATGATTTTCTCCTACCCTGCCTTCAAATTCATGGGCCTTAGGAGCTCTCTTCCTCTGCCACACTG GACTGTTGTTGTATCTCAAGTTCTTTTCTATTTTGTACTCGAGGATTTTATATTCTATTGGGGGCACCGGGCACTGCACACCAAATGGCTATACAAGCATGTCCACAGTGTCCACCACGA ATATGCTACACCCTTTGGGTTAACTTCTGAATATGCCCACCCTGCTGAAATTTTGTTCCTGGGATTTGCCACGGTTGTTGGTCCTGCTCTTACTGGCCCTCATTTGTTCACCCTATGGCTTTGGATGGTGCTGAGGGTATTGGAGACAGTTGAAGCTCACAGTGGCTACCACTTCCCATGGAGCCCATCAAATTTCCTGCCACTGTATGGTGG CTCGGACTTCCATGACTACCATCACCGTGTGCTGTACACCAAGTCAGGGAACTATGCCTCGACTTTTGTTTACATGGACTG GTTGTTTGGGACGGACAAGGATTACCGCAAGGCAAAGGCCGttgaggagaaggaagggaagaaCCTGTAA